From the genome of Pedosphaera parvula Ellin514, one region includes:
- a CDS encoding DUF4142 domain-containing protein yields MKINSLFRSTALGAVLALGLLTTFRAAAADTDQHGQFTAKDFKFVTDAAKGGMTEVELGQLAQQKASNQAVKDFGQKMVDDHKKANDELMQLVSQKGATLPTDVTSTGEKRVEDHLRNLSGADFDKAYMDHMVKDHKKDVKEFERMSKDAKDPELRAWAAKTLPTLEQHLQMAESLDQTAKGEKHQSTAQ; encoded by the coding sequence ATGAAAATAAACTCTCTGTTTCGCTCTACTGCCCTGGGTGCTGTGCTCGCTCTGGGATTACTGACAACTTTTCGTGCGGCTGCGGCCGATACGGATCAACACGGCCAATTCACTGCCAAGGACTTTAAATTTGTAACCGATGCCGCCAAAGGTGGAATGACCGAAGTGGAACTGGGCCAACTGGCCCAGCAAAAAGCCTCAAACCAAGCCGTCAAAGATTTCGGCCAGAAAATGGTCGACGACCACAAGAAGGCGAATGATGAATTAATGCAACTTGTGTCCCAGAAAGGAGCGACACTTCCGACGGATGTCACCTCCACTGGTGAAAAACGAGTGGAAGATCATCTGAGGAACCTTTCTGGGGCTGATTTTGACAAGGCCTACATGGATCACATGGTCAAAGACCATAAAAAGGACGTGAAGGAATTTGAGAGAATGTCAAAAGACGCCAAGGACCCTGAGTTGAGGGCGTGGGCCGCCAAGACTCTGCCCACACTGGAGCAACACCTGCAGATGGCGGAAAGCCTGGACCAGACTGCCAAAGGGGAAAAACACCAGTCCACCGCCCAATAA
- a CDS encoding M48 family metallopeptidase has translation MRYLFFTIICLFFSRIGIAAEQLPALQGTPSSVTSQIESVDETLPVAVPEPSAKALAHYRSGTVLWCIRTIWELWLPILFLFTGFSARLREFARKIGRHWFWAMCIYFVVLVVLNYLLSLPLAYFQGFIRPHAYNLSNQTLAKWFTDSLKELGLVLVLGCLFLWIPYLLLKKSPRRWWLYASLAMVPIYFFVVMIQPVVMAPMFNQFTPVKDKALEAKIMALAERAGIHGAGIYEVNKSVDTKTANAYVSGFLGTKRIVLWDTIIAQLNERELMFVLGHEMGHYALNHVVKGILCLSVLTLVAFYGVHVAASFLLRRFSRYFGFDQLSDLASLPLLVLLINVFSLVLTPIGFAYSRHLEHEADRFGLELTHYNHSAGTGFVKLQQQSLGVPWPGLVYTIWRATHPSNGERVEFFNEYKPWLKHEPSRYEAYFTPEQPKK, from the coding sequence ATGCGCTATCTTTTTTTTACCATCATTTGCCTTTTCTTCAGCCGCATCGGGATTGCGGCAGAGCAGTTACCCGCATTGCAAGGAACGCCTTCCTCTGTGACATCGCAAATTGAATCGGTGGACGAAACACTTCCGGTAGCCGTGCCTGAACCCAGCGCCAAGGCGCTGGCACATTATCGAAGCGGCACGGTGCTTTGGTGTATTCGCACCATTTGGGAACTGTGGCTTCCAATATTGTTTTTATTCACCGGATTTTCCGCACGTTTGCGGGAGTTTGCCCGGAAGATTGGACGCCATTGGTTTTGGGCCATGTGCATATACTTCGTGGTGTTGGTGGTCCTGAACTACTTGTTGAGTTTGCCCCTGGCGTATTTCCAGGGATTCATCCGGCCGCATGCCTATAATTTGTCCAATCAAACTCTTGCCAAATGGTTTACCGACTCGCTAAAGGAACTCGGTTTGGTGCTGGTGCTTGGCTGTCTGTTCCTCTGGATACCTTATCTGCTTCTTAAGAAAAGCCCGCGTCGCTGGTGGCTTTATGCCTCGCTGGCCATGGTCCCCATCTATTTTTTTGTGGTGATGATTCAACCGGTTGTCATGGCACCGATGTTCAATCAATTCACGCCGGTGAAAGACAAGGCGCTCGAAGCAAAGATCATGGCGCTCGCGGAAAGGGCAGGCATTCACGGCGCAGGTATCTATGAAGTAAACAAAAGTGTGGATACCAAAACGGCAAATGCGTACGTGAGCGGATTTTTGGGAACCAAGCGGATCGTTTTATGGGATACGATCATTGCCCAGTTAAATGAGCGCGAACTGATGTTTGTTCTCGGTCATGAGATGGGACACTATGCGCTAAACCATGTCGTCAAAGGCATTCTTTGCCTCTCCGTACTGACTCTCGTTGCCTTTTACGGGGTGCATGTTGCGGCCTCATTTCTATTGCGACGTTTTTCAAGGTATTTCGGATTCGACCAGCTTTCAGATCTCGCCTCGCTGCCATTGCTCGTGCTGCTCATAAATGTTTTTTCATTGGTGCTCACCCCCATTGGCTTTGCCTACAGCCGACATTTGGAGCACGAAGCGGACAGGTTCGGATTGGAACTCACGCACTACAATCACTCCGCTGGCACCGGGTTTGTCAAACTGCAGCAGCAAAGTCTTGGGGTGCCATGGCCCGGGCTGGTCTACACGATTTGGCGCGCCACTCATCCTTCCAACGGCGAACGTGTGGAGTTCTTCAATGAATACAAACCATGGCTCAAGCACGAGCCTTCGCGCTACGAAGCTTACTTTACTCCCGAACAGCCAAAGAAGTGA
- a CDS encoding right-handed parallel beta-helix repeat-containing protein: MKSTPQSIACILVLLCFSWIPCSFGQGSLTPPGAPAPTMKTLDQVEARTPISSLPFVITTSGSYYLVGSLTASQGTNGITVAVDNVSIDLNGFALIGKPGSSNGVFATPSIRNISVRNGTVRNWGRSGIAATNTLNGLFEEVRADSNSGIGIDTGNGAVISKCVSISNGGIGINGGNGSSIKDCTAESNGGAGINSSSGSTITGCASQYNTGVGILASPGTSIKNCSVQSNGGGGISAAGACNIVGCAVYSNTGIGISTFLSTVQDCTVINNTGDGIYMVSYGVILNNNAYGNGGFTASNNNIHVSGSYNRIEGNHVTLGYTGIRVDTSGNVIIKNSSGGQGAANYIVAAGNLFGPTLSSLAALATNSNPHANYDF, translated from the coding sequence ATGAAAAGCACCCCTCAATCCATCGCTTGTATTTTAGTGCTGCTTTGCTTCAGTTGGATTCCCTGCTCTTTTGGCCAGGGTTCACTGACTCCTCCCGGAGCGCCAGCACCAACCATGAAGACTCTCGATCAGGTTGAAGCCAGAACTCCCATTTCTTCCCTGCCATTCGTCATCACTACTTCCGGTTCCTACTATTTGGTCGGAAGCTTAACTGCCTCTCAAGGAACCAACGGCATTACCGTAGCGGTGGACAATGTTTCCATTGATCTGAATGGATTCGCTTTGATCGGCAAACCGGGCTCCTCCAACGGAGTATTTGCCACTCCATCCATTCGCAATATAAGTGTTCGCAATGGAACCGTCAGGAATTGGGGGCGCTCCGGAATCGCAGCAACCAACACGCTGAATGGTCTTTTTGAAGAAGTGCGAGCGGACAGCAATTCTGGAATTGGCATCGATACAGGGAATGGAGCGGTGATCAGCAAGTGTGTCAGTATCTCCAACGGTGGAATCGGCATCAATGGGGGCAACGGCAGTTCCATCAAAGATTGCACCGCCGAGTCCAATGGCGGAGCCGGGATTAACAGTTCTTCTGGCAGTACGATTACCGGTTGTGCTTCGCAGTACAATACTGGCGTCGGGATTTTGGCAAGTCCCGGAACCAGCATTAAGAACTGCTCGGTTCAATCGAATGGTGGCGGTGGAATCAGTGCGGCTGGAGCCTGCAACATTGTTGGTTGCGCTGTTTACAGCAATACCGGGATTGGAATCTCGACCTTCCTCAGCACTGTTCAGGATTGCACGGTTATCAACAACACAGGCGACGGGATTTATATGGTTTCCTACGGAGTTATTTTAAACAATAACGCATATGGAAACGGTGGTTTTACTGCCAGCAACAACAACATTCATGTAAGCGGTTCGTATAATCGCATCGAAGGCAATCATGTCACATTGGGATACACAGGCATCCGAGTGGACACTTCTGGCAATGTGATCATCAAGAACAGCTCTGGTGGGCAAGGCGCTGCGAATTATATTGTTGCGGCAGGTAATTTGTTTGGGCCGACGCTCAGCAGTTTGGCGGCCCTCGCGACGAACAGCAACCCGCACGCGAACTACGATTTTTGA